A region of Natribaculum luteum DNA encodes the following proteins:
- a CDS encoding MarR family transcriptional regulator — MSSGTIDIDEFENADDDEFEERNDTERIVLFLDKNDDRAWKAATIADQLELDTDAVSAILSRLKERGLVRHKRPYWAITDNEDRLRAAYQLHQHHQTADEQYGEEHLEKLKTDEMEEVR; from the coding sequence ATGTCGAGCGGCACCATCGATATCGACGAGTTCGAGAACGCCGACGACGATGAATTTGAGGAACGAAACGACACCGAACGGATCGTGCTGTTCCTCGACAAGAACGACGACCGGGCGTGGAAGGCGGCGACGATTGCTGACCAACTCGAACTGGATACGGACGCCGTTAGTGCCATCCTCTCGCGACTGAAGGAACGAGGTCTTGTGCGGCACAAGCGCCCGTACTGGGCGATCACAGACAACGAGGACCGACTTCGAGCTGCCTACCAACTTCACCAGCACCATCAGACTGCAGACGAACAGTACGGCGAAGAGCATCTCGAGAAGTTGAAGACTGACGAAATGGAGGAAGTGCGGTGA
- a CDS encoding PemK-like protein translates to MTAFDELERGDIIWGTDPLSDKGRPMLVLGTPRFPNHGVQLITVLISTKGYHEESLTLRDDDYKGEPLGERSHVLPWSLATLNGVSEVEFHMTSLVGERTENVATQLISYISS, encoded by the coding sequence GTGACCGCGTTCGATGAACTGGAACGCGGCGACATTATTTGGGGGACCGATCCACTCTCGGACAAAGGTCGTCCGATGCTTGTTCTGGGAACACCTCGGTTCCCGAACCACGGCGTACAGCTGATCACTGTCCTGATCTCCACGAAAGGTTATCATGAAGAATCGCTCACGCTCCGCGATGACGACTACAAAGGCGAGCCACTCGGGGAACGAAGTCACGTTCTTCCGTGGTCGCTCGCGACCCTCAACGGTGTGTCAGAGGTGGAATTCCATATGACCTCTCTCGTCGGCGAACGCACCGAGAACGTGGCCACACAGTTAATCAGCTACATTTCCTCCTGA